agttatagatggtaacacaaaccagatggtaacacaaccctactgttctacagagttacaGACGGTAACATAGCAACAGTTGCCAACCCACCTGTATTAGATCCAGAATACCGAGCTCACTCTCAGAGGAGTCCACACAGAACACAAAGTACAGTGTTGCGTAGTGCCGGTAGATCAACTTGTAGTCCGAGCCACCGATCAAACTGCAAATAGAGAAATGATATTATTAGTCTTGTTCTGCCATGTCTGATTCGGTCCAACTTTAACTCATCTGCCAGGGAATTGATGATTGATTGCCGGTCATATGAGCTGAACACTTCGGTCAAACATTACTTCTCATTTAACAACCCTGGATAAATCTTTAGTCACAATGACCAACTGAGCTTGCCCAGTTggtctataggctacagtataggtAGGTCTACATCATATAGTCACCACAGAAGCACAATACCCCAATACAAGCCATAGACACCTATATAGCTGCCTCCTGGATGGTTCATTGAATCATTAACGCATCTTTTTTAATTCGCTGATTGTTTCATCAATAACGTATATTTTGGTTAATTTAACCAGCTAGTAATGCTGTTACCTTCCCCCCTCCAAGAAGTTGCAGACGTTGTCGTCCCTCTTCGACACCAGATGGAAAGTCTCTCGAATGATCTGCTGCTGCACATCTTCAGCCTGAGAAGAAATATGTCTTTGATAAATTGGCTATGAACTCCATTTCCAATCTAAATGAAAGAGCTAACTTCAGCTAGCGGTCAGGCAGCAGTAAACCATCCCCCTGGAGGTTGGCCATCTGTTGGGTACATTGATATTCGTAGCTATGTCAACAAATATATAAGCAACTTAGCTAGTTAGGTATATAAATGTCAATAAATCACATCTCATGATGATGACAATATAGATTATTGATTAGTTAGCCTCTAGCTAGCATACCATAAGTGCACTAAAAGCTGGCAAATAAGACAGACATAGCTAACAAACTGTAGCAGTTCATAGATTTGGTTACTTACAAAATATTCATAAAATCTGATGAGTCGTGGTTTCCCATGGTTGTTAAATATTAAAATAGCTTTAATCATATTTAGCTGTAAATGTCTCAAATGACTTAATAACAGACTTGCAGTCAGCTGTCCACCTGGCGGATGTGTTGATACGTCGATTTAGCCGGTTCTTCTTCTTCGCTGTGGTTTATTGACAGACTCCACTCATAAGGTGtattgctgccacctactgtacggAGTAGTAAAAAATACACAATAACTAAAACAAATGTAGAGGAACAAATCTTTAACAAAAACTACAACTGTACTGTTCAGATCCCTACACAGGCTCTGGAATCTGGGAGGGGGGAACCTCTTTATTCAGTAGTCCCTGTAACATATCAGCTGCAAAGTCCTGGAGATCCAGAAATCTATTTGCTGCCTTAACAATGATGTTTTATTGGTTTGATTGGTGCAGTTTATCACTTGCGCTATAAACGCAACAAAATCCGTGTTCTTCACTATTAGTATGTCAGGATCCTTCTCCTGCATGGCATTCACTGCAGACTGTGGGACATCCACTACCATCTCCTCTCTACCCACTCCAGCTATTTTCACTGCCTCCACATAGGAGACCTGCTAGATGGCCTTGATCTGAGCTACTGCAACCTCCTTCCTCCATACAGGGCACTCCGGAACGTGCTTCCCATCACAATAACATGCTTCATCTGACTCTTCAACTACTACATAGTTATTCCTTTGACCAACACGTGCCACGTGTCCAAATCTTTTACAATTGTAACACTGCACCGGCTTCTGTACATACGGTCTCACCTCATATCTCACATAACCAAGTTTTACATGTCAGGAGAACCACTTCACCAAACAACAGTAAAACCTTGTGTACATTCGGTCTCACCTCATATCTCACATAACCAAGTTTTACATGTCAGGAGAACCACTTCACCAAACAACAGTAAAACCTTGTGTACATTCGGTCTCACCTCATATCTCACATAACCAAGTTTTACATGTCAGGAGAACCGTTCTCgatgctggtgattctctgatccacctctacacagacgacaccattctgtatacttctggcccttctttggacactgtgttaactaacctccagatgagcttcaatgccatacaactctccttccgtggcctccaactgctcttaaatgcaagtaaaactaaatgcatgctcttcaaccgatcgctgcctgcacctgcccgcccgtccagcatcactaatctggacgactctgacttagaatacgtggacaactacaaatacctaggtgtctggttagactgtaaactctccttccagactcacatcaaacatctccaatccaaaattcaatctagaatcagcttcctatttcgcaacaaagcatccttcactcacgccgccaaacatacccacgtaaaactgaccatcctaccgatcctcgacttcggcgatgtcatttacaaaatagcctccaacactctactcagcaaactggatgcagtctatcacagtgccatccgttatgTCACCaacgccccatatactacccaccactgcgacctgtacgctctcgttggctggccctcgcttcatactcgtcgccaaatccactggctccaggtcatctataagtctgtgctaggtaaagccctgccttatctcagctcactggtcaccataacagcacccacccgtagcacgcactccagcaggtatatctcactggtcacccccaaagccaattcttcctttggccgactctccttccagttctctgctgccaatgactggaacgaattgcaaaaatcactgaagctggagactcttacctccctcactagcttaaagcaccagctgtcaaagcaggtcacagatcattgcacctgt
The Oncorhynchus tshawytscha isolate Ot180627B unplaced genomic scaffold, Otsh_v2.0 Un_contig_17025_pilon_pilon, whole genome shotgun sequence genome window above contains:
- the LOC112241815 gene encoding AP-3 complex subunit sigma-2 (The sequence of the model RefSeq protein was modified relative to this genomic sequence to represent the inferred CDS: added 204 bases not found in genome assembly), producing the protein MIKAILIFNNHGKPRLIRFYEYFAEDVQQQIIRETFHLVSKRDDNVCNFLEGGSLIGGSDYKLIYRHYATLYFVFCVDSSESELGILDLIQVFVETLDKCFENVCELDLIFHMDKVHFILQEVVMGGMVLETNMNEIVGQVELQNRMEKSEVHRQLIL